One genomic window of Fusarium keratoplasticum isolate Fu6.1 chromosome 3, whole genome shotgun sequence includes the following:
- a CDS encoding FAD-binding FR-type domain-containing protein, producing the protein MSSLFERHGDHGHGHEEEEHGHGHGHPSEDSVRQHFLACLYWYVLATVLAVGFGSRLFSAFIARQRIKRRDLGASSDASVSAVEKWLETPKYLVAQSNRRTLWLATLPLRKATIIVAYAAFVAFLITYKSIKHDGNFLERVGFRAAWITATQTSLPFLLAVRVNPIGLLLGTSYERINWFHRWASRIFFASATIHGGFFTYEWLAANFFWKELQTVKMVIPGIGAWFVLLWTVISTIPIFRRIKYELFVLQHILSVVLLLVLLVLHVPEHHLFSIWCAVGVFVYDVVTRSANPIWRNIRLRFSAGPSIRCAHDAKVEAVDDELTIVTVRNVGFRWTPGQHVLVWTPTFWWESPHPFTISNIPNAESSTQDVQLTLKAKNGLTRRLNIWARKTEISGGDGSLRVFLTGPFGVVPNWRQYDNLVLIAASTGGSFTTPILEDLLSSQTPGCVRKISALFIVRRKAHADPYAKQISRVLSRAKEMGISVRVEVAITKGSKSAAETALHVDVDESRERLIEPESQQAGRGASVELERFSIDSSRSSGSERDDQLLKEEVELGFDGGYAYDSSSIEHSEGRPDIATFIRTAVGNVPGNVAVAVCGGDAIEKVTQRTVASLRAERSSDGLGTHDIFLHVERSDI; encoded by the exons ATGAGCAGCCTCTTTGAGAGACACGGCGACCATGGGCATGGtcatgaggaggaggaacatgGTCACGGACACGGACATCCCAGTGAAGATTCAGTGAGGCAGCACTTTTTAGCTTGTCTTTACTGGTATGTGCTGGCGACGGTGTTGGCCGTTGGCTTCGGCTCGAGGCTTTTCTCGGCGTTTATCGCCCGGCAGAG AATAAAGAGAAGAGACTTGGGAGCGAGCTCGGATGCGTCAGTATCTGCGGTGGAAAAGTGGCTAGAGACTCCAAAGTATCTCGTCGCTCAGTCAAATCGACGTACACTCTGGCTAGCCACTCTACCTCTACGCAAAGCCACCATCATTGTCGCATATGCTGCGTTTGTCGCGTTCTTGATAACATACAAGTCTATCAAGCATGACGGCAACTTCCTCGAGCGAGTCGGCTTCCGCGCAGCCTGGATCACGGCAACGCAAACCTCATTGCCCTTTCTACTAGCCGTCCGTGTCAACCCCATCGGTCTCCTACTGGGCACGTCTTACGAGAGGATCAATTGGTTTCACCGATGGGCATCTCGCATCTTCTTCGCCAGCGCGACTATCCATGGCGGCTTCTTCACTTACGAGTGGCTCGCCGCCAACTTCTTCTGGAAAGAGTTGCAGACGGTCAAGATGGTGATACCCGGCATCGGGGCCTGGTTTGTGCTGCTCTGGACCGTCATCTCGACAATTCCCATCTTCAGACGCATCAAGTACGAGCTGTTTGTGCTACAGCATATCCTCTCCGTTGTTCTATTGTTGGTGCTCCTGGTCCTCCATGTCCCAGAACACCATCTCTTCAGCATCTGGTGCGCCGTGGGGGTCTTTGTGTACGACGTCGTCACACGCTCGGCGAATCCGATCTGGCGCAACATCCGGCTACGATTCTCGGCAGGTCCCTCCATTCGATGCGCGCATGatgccaaggtcgaggccgTTGACGATGAGTTGACTATCGTCACAGTTCGGAACGTCGGCTTCAGGTGGACCCCGGGACAACACGTTCTTGTCTGGACGCCGACGTTTTGGTGGGAATCACCACATCCcttcaccatctccaacattCCGAATGCCGAGTCGTCGACGCAGGATGTTCAGCTGACGTTAAAGGCGAAGAATGGGCTGACAAGGAGGCTCAACATTTGGGCTCGAAAGACGGAGATTAGTGGCGGCGATGGAAGTCTAAGAGTCTTTCTAACGGGACCTTTTGGGGTCGTTCCCAATTGGAGACAATACGACAACTTGGTCCTCATTGCGGCCTCCACGGGAGGATCCTTCACCACGCCTATCCTCGAGGACCTACTCTCATCACAGACGCCCGGCTGTGTCCGAAAGATCAGtgccctcttcatcgtccgACGCAAAGCCCACGCCGACCCATATGCCAAACAGATATCTCGAGTGTTGTCCAGGGCTAAGGAGATGGGTATATCTGTGAGGGTCGAggtcgccatcaccaagggcTCCAAGAGCGCCGCCGAGACGGCACTGCATGTTGACGTCGACGAAAGCCGTGAGAGGTTGATTGAGCCAGAGTCCCAACAAGCAGGTAGAGGCGCGAGTGTTGAGTTGGAACGGTTTTCGATCGACTCTTCGCGGTCATCAGGTAGCGAACGAGATGACCAGTTACTCAAGGAAGAGGTGGAACTGGGCTTCGATGGAGGGTATGCCTACGACTCATCATCGATAGAGCATAGTGAAGGACGACCTGACATCGCAACGTTTATACGGACTGCTGTTGGTAATGTTCCTGGAAACGTTGCCGTGGCGGTATGTGGTGGCGACGCGATCGAGAAGGTGACACAAAGGACTGTCGCGTCGCTTCGAGCGGAGCGTAGTTCGGACGGCCTTGGGACTCATGACATTTTCCTGCACGTTGAGCGTTCGGATATCTAA